The following are encoded in a window of Danio aesculapii chromosome 12, fDanAes4.1, whole genome shotgun sequence genomic DNA:
- the LOC130239010 gene encoding uncharacterized protein LOC130239010 isoform X3 → MNTDYKDRRITTMNATDAVLLFILLCTSTVTCQANESDVCSVSCNNVTGTVGKEVIFTCRVSEQCTEGYTSDTAMTKTFRFFLQTECETKTAEFTVEISAQLKSKGDDHGSGLIGIGVGCFIIIIIIIIIIIIIIGKIFHKKKSWGFQQGIFQSSAC, encoded by the exons ATGAACACAGATTATAAAGACAGAAG AATTACAACCATGAACGCCACAGATGCAGTGTTACTCTTCATTCTGCTTTGTACCTCCACTGTGACCTGTCAAGCTAATGAGTCTG ATGTCTGCAGTGTGAGCTGTAATAATGTGACTGGAACTGTGGGAAAAGAAGTGATTTTCACCTGCAGAGTCTCTGAACAGTGCACTGAAGG ATACACTTCAGATACAGCAATGACGAAAACATTCAGATTCTTCTTGCAAACAGAATGTGAAACGAAAACAGCAGAATTCACTGTGGAGATATCAG CTCAATTGAAAAGTAAAGGAGATGATCATGGATCTGGTCTTATTGGAATCGGTGTGGGctgtttcatcatcatcatcatcattatcatcatcatcatcatcatcatcgggaaaatatttcacaaaaagaaGTCTTGGGGATTTCAGCAAGGCATTTTCCAGAGTTCAGCATGTTGA
- the LOC130239010 gene encoding uncharacterized protein LOC130239010 isoform X4 → MNTDYKDRRITTMNATDAVLLFILLCTSTVTCQANESDVCSVSCNNVTGTVGKEVIFTCRVSEQCTEGCVTLYKFQYPEIYNDVEVCKHKFPNDACEKKNIFMCRYTSDTAMTKTFRFFLQTECETKTAEFTVEISVGK, encoded by the exons ATGAACACAGATTATAAAGACAGAAG AATTACAACCATGAACGCCACAGATGCAGTGTTACTCTTCATTCTGCTTTGTACCTCCACTGTGACCTGTCAAGCTAATGAGTCTG ATGTCTGCAGTGTGAGCTGTAATAATGTGACTGGAACTGTGGGAAAAGAAGTGATTTTCACCTGCAGAGTCTCTGAACAGTGCACTGAAGGGTGTGTTACACTGTATAAGTTTCAGTATCCTGAGATCTATAATGACGTTGAAGTCTGTAAACATAAGTTTCCTAATGACGCCTGCGAAAAGAAAAACATCTTCATGTGCAGATACACTTCAGATACAGCAATGACGAAAACATTCAGATTCTTCTTGCAAACAGAATGTGAAACGAAAACAGCAGAATTCACTGTGGAGATATCAG